From the genome of Eucalyptus grandis isolate ANBG69807.140 chromosome 2, ASM1654582v1, whole genome shotgun sequence, one region includes:
- the LOC104420010 gene encoding LOW QUALITY PROTEIN: two-component response regulator-like APRR1 (The sequence of the model RefSeq protein was modified relative to this genomic sequence to represent the inferred CDS: deleted 1 base in 1 codon), producing MDCLELNLNKEIGDGASGSGGGGVGGSVGKNANKSGGGEGFIDRSKVRILLCDNDTKSSEEVLTLLLKCSYQVTAVRSARQVIDALNAEGPDIDIILAEVDMPMNKGMKMLKYITRDKELRRIPIIMMSAQDEVSIVVKCLRLGAADYLVKPLRTNELLNLWTHMWRRRRMLGLVEKNILSYDFDLIGSDPSDNNTNSTTLLSDDTDDKSRKNANPEIGLSATHEDESGAVAEPPLKGAVNCRPDVPGISDRRTGPCSSGPKKSELKVGESSAFFTYVKSTIVKNTPSTAEQVDGCASVNYRMEEKNQAEDEQAVYDPQAHENGEVWEKSSLGDEFPSGSSVPDSVSLERSCTPPGSADFPQQRNFMEERAPQMPIHATNELRVDLPGLPAQSTYPYYVPGVVNPVMVHSSAQAYQNNLHDLQNHPTSAMLPQYSHLPHFPTHVNGMASFPYYPVGLCLQQGLMSSPHSWPSFGGSSISEAKTNKVDRREAALLKFRQKRKERCFDKKIRYVNRKRLAERRPRVRGQFVRKVNGVNVDLNGQPESADYDEDEAEYEDEDLASRGSTPDAEISGT from the exons ATGGATTGTTTGGAACTGAATCTGAACAAAGAGATTGGTGATGGCGCCTCCGGCagtggcggcggtggcgttgGGGGAAGTGTTGGGAAGAATGCTAATAAGAGTGGTGGTGGGGAAGGATTCATTGACAGGAGCAAAGTGAGGATCTTGTTGTGCGATAACGACACGAAGAGTTCGGAAGAGGTCCTTACGCTTCTTTTGAAATGCTCTTATCAGG TGACTGCTGTAAGATCCGCTAGACAGGTCATTGATGCTTTAAATGCTGAAGGGCCTGATATAGACATTATTCTAGCTGAAGTTGACATGCCCATGAACAAAGGCATGAAGATGTTAAAATATATTACAAGAGATAAAGAATTGAGGCGGATTCCCATCATCA TGATGTCAGCACAGGATGAGGTCTCAATTGTTGTCAAATGCTTGAGATTGGGAGCAGCGGACTATCTTGTGAAGCCATTGCGCACCAATGAGTTGTTGAACTTGTGGACTCACATGTGGAGAAGGCGACGCATG ctTGGACTGGTAGAGAAGAACATTTTGAGCTATGACTTTGATCTGATTGGTTCCGACCCTAgtgataataatacaaatagtACTACTTTGCTTTCTGATGATACTGATGATAAGTCCCGGAAGAATGCCAATCCTGAGATTGGGCTGTCTGCAACTCATGAAGACGAG TCTGGTGCTGTTGCTGAGCCCCCACTTAAAGGTGCAGTAAATTGTCGCCCTGATGTGCCAGGAATCAGTGATCGTCGAACCG GACCATGTTCCTCTGGTCCTAAGAAGAGTGAACTAAAAGTTGGAGAGTCGTCTGCCTTCTTTACATACGTCAAATCGACAATTGTCAAGAATACTCCTTCAACAGCTGAACAAGTTGATGGTTGTGCTTCTGTAAATTATCGGATGGAAGAGAAGAATCAGGCGGAGGATGAGCAGGCAGTTTATGATCCTCAAGCACATGAAAATGGAGAGGTCTGGGAGAAATCTTCCCTAGGAGATGAATTTCCAAGTGGGAGTAGTGTTCCAGATTCTGTGTCTTTGGAACGGTCCTGTACGCCGCCAGGGTCAGCTGACTTTCCTCAACAAAGGAATTTCATGGAAGAACGGGCACCTCAGATGCCTATACATGCGACAAATGAG CTTCGTGTTGACCTCCCTGGATTGCCTGCGCAAAGCACATATCCATACTATGTGCCCGGAGTTGTTAATCCAGTTATGGTGCATTCATCAGCACAAGCGTACCAGAATAATCTGCATGACTTGCAAAACCATCCTACTTCAGCCATGTTGCCCCAGTACAGTCATCTTCCTCATTTTCCCACCCATGTAAATGGGATGGCGTCATTTCCCTATTACCCAGTTGGCTTATGCTTACAACAAGGTCTCATGTCTTCACCTCATTCATGGCCATCCTTTGGAGGTTCATCTATATCTGAAGCAAAAACGAATAAAGTAGATAGGCGAGAGGCAGCCCTACTCAAGTTTAGGCAGAAAAGGAAAGAGCGGTGCTTTGACAAGAAGATTAGGTATGTTAACAGGAAACGACTTGCCGAAAGGAGGCCCCGAGTGCGCGGCCAATTTGTGAGGAAAGTAAATGGTGTAAATGTGGATTTAAATGGCCAGCCTGAGTCTGCTGATTATGACGAGGATGAAGCAGAGTATGAGGATGAGGATCTGGCTTCGAGGGGTTCCACTCCCGATGCTGAAATTTCTGGAACATGA